A stretch of the Vigna radiata var. radiata cultivar VC1973A chromosome 7, Vradiata_ver6, whole genome shotgun sequence genome encodes the following:
- the LOC106765380 gene encoding probable E3 ubiquitin-protein ligase RHB1A isoform X1 yields MGGCCCCCSSKETVLSAPPAYYYQYPRAPEEHVPLSSHQGAASAFSGRLLVDTNLDTSSPDTYRPPPAPIPFNVTFGTTQTPPAAQEIRSDKNNAPLLSTDSSAIQEPVSGENHGTPVKMEELKESECKVQADLEIDSAKGSEIELAKSGKPVILVEEEDTCPICLEEYDAENPKLATKCDHHFHLACILEWMERSETCPVCDQVSPNNSQFLIYLHIISNMPL; encoded by the exons ATGGGCGgttgctgctgctgttgttcTTCTAAGGAGACTGTGTTGAGCGCTCCTCCTGCCTACTATTAT CAGTATCCAAGAGCACCAGAGGAGCATGTTCCTCTATCATCTCACCAGGGTGCCGCTTCTGCTTTCTCTGGGCGACTCTTGGTTGATACTAATCTAGATACGTCATCTCCTGATACTTATAGGCCTCCTCCTGCTCCTATCCCTTTCAATGTTACGTTTGGTACCACTCAAACTCCACCTGCAGCTCAAGAAATTCGTAGTGACAAGAATAATGCACCCTTGCTTTCTACAGATTCTAGTGCAATTCAAGAACCAGTATCTGGAGAAAATCACGGGACCCCAGTTAAGATGGAAGAGCTGAAGGAATCAGAATGCAAAGTTCAGGCTGATCTAGAGATAGATTCTGCTAAGGGTTCTGAAATTGAACTTGCAAAGTCTGGAAAACCTGTAATTTTAGTAGAAGAGGAGGATACATGCCCAATTTGTTTAGAAG AATATGATGCAGAGAATCCAAAACTCGCAACAAAGTGTGACCATCATTTTCACCTTGCATGCATTCTGGAATGGATGGAAAGAAGTGAAACTTGCCCTGTGTGCGATCAGGTTTCTCCCAATAATTCTCAATTTCTCATCTATCTTCACATCATTTCGAATATGCCCTTATGA
- the LOC106768950 gene encoding DNA repair helicase XPB1, with translation MGYGEKGGKPPFKKFKGSSKSQDDPRKGFVEDDDVYGGDDAYDDDEGKTKDFSKLELKQDHTNRPLWACGNGRIFLETFSPLYKQAYDFLIAIAEPVCRPESMHEYNLTPHSLYAAVSVGLETETVISVLNKLSKTKLPKEMIKFIHDSTANYGKVKLVLKKNRYFIESPFPEVLKTLLKDDTISRARIISENVNGDGFTISKAAGEIEGTHDELLNEAEVAAAAEEKETHSFEIDPSQVENVKQRCLPNALNYPMLEEYDFRNDTVNPDLDMELKPQAQPRPYQEKSLSKMFGNGRARSGIIVLPCGAGKSLVGVSAACRIKKSCLCLATNAVSVDQWAFQFKLWSTIREENICRFTSDSKERFRGNAGVVVTTYNMVAFGGKRSEESEKIIEEIRNREWGLLLMDEVHVVPAHMFRKVISITKSHCKLGLTATLVREDERITDLNFLIGPKLYEANWLDLVKGGFIANVQCAEVWCPMTKEFFAEYLKKENSKKRQALYVMNPNKFRACEFLINYHERARGDKIIVFADNLFALTEYAMKLRKPMIYGATSHVERTKILQAFKTSKDVNTIFLSKVGDNSIDIPEANVIIQISSHAGSRRQEAQRLGRILRAKGKLQDRMAGGKEEYNAFFYSLVSTDTQEMYYSTKRQQFLIDQGYSFKVITSLPPADEGPSLSYYHIEDQLALLGKVLSAGDDAVGLEQLEEDSDEIALHNARRSHGSMSAMSGAKGMVYMEYSTGRNKGQGQMKSKPKDPAKRHFLFKRRYGAP, from the exons ATGGGATACG GTGAAAAAGGAGGAAAACCTCCGTTCAAAAAGTTCAAGGGCTCTTCTAAATCT CAGGATGATCCTCGAAAAGGATTTGTTGAAGATGACGATGTATATGGCGGTGATGATGCATACGACGATGACG AAGGGAAAACCAAGGATTTTAGCAAATTAGAGCTGAAACAGGATCACACCAATCGCCCTCTGTGGGCTTGCGGCAATGGCCGCATATTCCTCGAGACTTTCTCGCCTTTGTACAAGCAAGCTTATGATTTTCTCATTGCCATCGCTGAGCCTGTTTGCAG GCCGGAGTCTATGCACGAGTACAACCTTACTCCACACTCTCTGTATGCCGCTGTTTCTGTTGGTCTGGAAACTGAAACAGTTATAAGTGTTTTGAACAAGTTATCCAAGACCAAGCTTCCCAAAGAGatgattaaatttatacatGATTCTACTGCAAATTATGGCAAGGTGAAACTTGTGCTCAAGAAGAATCGCTACTTTATTGAATCTCCATTTCCAGAG GTATTGAAGACATTGCTCAAGGATGACACTATATCTCGAGCAAGGATTATTTCAGAG aATGTAAATGGAGATGGATTTACAATAAGCAAAGCAGCAGGTGAAATTGAAGGTACTCATGATGAATTGCTAAACGAAGCAGAAGTGGCAGCGGCTgcagaagagaaagaaacacaTTCATTTGAAATTGATCCATCTCAG GTTGAAAATGTAAAGCAACGATGCTTGCCAAATGCATTAAATTATCCCATGTTGGAGGAGTATGACTTCAGAAATGATACG GTGAACCCTGACCTTGACATGGAACTAAAGCCTCAAGCACAACCACGGCCTTATCAAGAGAAGAGTCTCAGTAAAATGTTTGGAAATG GCAGAGCAAGGTCTGGTATAATAGTTCTACCTTGTGGAGCTGGAAAGTCCCTAGTTGGTGTTTCTGCAGCTTGCCGTATAAAAAAGAGCTGCCTTTGTTTGGCAACAAATGCTGTTTCCGTAGATCAATGGGCTTTTCAATTTAAACTTTGGTCAACTATCCGAGAAGAAAACATATGTCGATTCACATCTGATAGCAAAGAGAGATTCCGTGGTAATGCTGGAGTTGTCGTGACAACATATAACATGGTTGCTTTTGGTGGTAAACGGTCTGAAGAATCTGAAAAGATCATTGAAGAAATACGAAACCGAGAATGGGGATTGCTCCTCATGGATGAG GTGCATGTGGTTCCTGCCCATATGTTTCGAAAAGTCATCAGTATCACTAAATCTCACTGTAAACTTGGACTCACAG CTACACTTGTCAGAGAGGACGAAAGGATTACAGATCTGAACTTCCTGATTGGTCCCAAGCTGTATGAGGCAAATTGGTTAGATCTAGTAAAAGGTGGATTCATTGCAAATGTACAGTGTGCTGAAGTATGGTGTCCAATGACAAAAGAGTTTTTTGCCGAGTATTTGAAGAAAGAGAACTCCAAGAAGAGGCAG GCACTTTATGTGATGAATCCTAATAAGTTCCGAGCGTGTGAGTTTCTCATAAATTACCATGAAAGGGCACGTGGTGATAAAATTATAGTCTTTGCTGATAATCTGTTTGCTCTCACCGAGTATGCCATGAAGCTCCGCAAACCAATGATCTATGGTGCTACAAG CCATGTAGAGAGGACAAAAATTTTACAAGCATTCAAAACTAGCAAAGATGTAAATACCATATTTCTTTCGAAG GTGGGTGATAACTCAATCGATATTCCTGAAGCAAATGTGATAATTCAGATCTCTTCACATGCTGGTTCAAGGAGACAAGAAGCCCAGCGTCTTGGTCGTATTCTTAGGGCAAAG GGAAAGCTCCAGGATAGGATGGCTGGGGGTAAGGAAGAGTATAATGCCTTTTTTTATTCCCTTGTCTCAACTGATACCCAG GAGATGTATTACTCAACTAAGAGGCAACAATTTTTAATCGATCAGGGTTACAGTTTTAAG GTAATTACAAGCTTGCCTCCTGCTGACGAAGGACCTAGTTTGAGCTATTATCATATTGAGGATCAATTGGCGCTTCTTGGAAAG GTTTTGAGTGCTGGTGATGATGCAGTTGGATTAGAACAACTGGAAGAAGATTCAGACGAAATAGCTCTTCACAATGCTCGCCGTTCTCATGGATCCATGAGTGCAATGTCAGGCGCAAAAGGGATGGTTTATATGGAATACAG TACTGGGCGTAACAAAGGCCAAGGACAGATGAAGAGCAAGCCAAAAGATCCAGCCAAGAGACACTTCTTATTTAAAAGAAGATATGGCGCACCCTAA
- the LOC106765380 gene encoding probable E3 ubiquitin-protein ligase RHB1A isoform X3: MGGCCCCCSSKETVLSAPPAYYYQYPRAPEEHVPLSSHQGAASAFSGRLLVDTNLDTSSPDTYRPPPAPIPFNVTFGTTQTPPAAQEIRSDKNNAPLLSTDSSAIQEPVSGENHGTPVKMEELKESECKVQADLEIDSAKGSEIELAKSGKPVILVEEEDTCPICLEEYDAENPKLATKCDHHFHLACILEWMERSETCPVCDQDLVFNPPIE, encoded by the exons ATGGGCGgttgctgctgctgttgttcTTCTAAGGAGACTGTGTTGAGCGCTCCTCCTGCCTACTATTAT CAGTATCCAAGAGCACCAGAGGAGCATGTTCCTCTATCATCTCACCAGGGTGCCGCTTCTGCTTTCTCTGGGCGACTCTTGGTTGATACTAATCTAGATACGTCATCTCCTGATACTTATAGGCCTCCTCCTGCTCCTATCCCTTTCAATGTTACGTTTGGTACCACTCAAACTCCACCTGCAGCTCAAGAAATTCGTAGTGACAAGAATAATGCACCCTTGCTTTCTACAGATTCTAGTGCAATTCAAGAACCAGTATCTGGAGAAAATCACGGGACCCCAGTTAAGATGGAAGAGCTGAAGGAATCAGAATGCAAAGTTCAGGCTGATCTAGAGATAGATTCTGCTAAGGGTTCTGAAATTGAACTTGCAAAGTCTGGAAAACCTGTAATTTTAGTAGAAGAGGAGGATACATGCCCAATTTGTTTAGAAG AATATGATGCAGAGAATCCAAAACTCGCAACAAAGTGTGACCATCATTTTCACCTTGCATGCATTCTGGAATGGATGGAAAGAAGTGAAACTTGCCCTGTGTGCGATCAG GATTTGGTTTTCAACCCTCCCATTGAATAA
- the LOC106765380 gene encoding probable E3 ubiquitin-protein ligase RHB1A isoform X2: protein MGGCCCCCSSKETVLSAPPAYYYYPRAPEEHVPLSSHQGAASAFSGRLLVDTNLDTSSPDTYRPPPAPIPFNVTFGTTQTPPAAQEIRSDKNNAPLLSTDSSAIQEPVSGENHGTPVKMEELKESECKVQADLEIDSAKGSEIELAKSGKPVILVEEEDTCPICLEEYDAENPKLATKCDHHFHLACILEWMERSETCPVCDQVSPNNSQFLIYLHIISNMPL from the exons ATGGGCGgttgctgctgctgttgttcTTCTAAGGAGACTGTGTTGAGCGCTCCTCCTGCCTACTATTAT TATCCAAGAGCACCAGAGGAGCATGTTCCTCTATCATCTCACCAGGGTGCCGCTTCTGCTTTCTCTGGGCGACTCTTGGTTGATACTAATCTAGATACGTCATCTCCTGATACTTATAGGCCTCCTCCTGCTCCTATCCCTTTCAATGTTACGTTTGGTACCACTCAAACTCCACCTGCAGCTCAAGAAATTCGTAGTGACAAGAATAATGCACCCTTGCTTTCTACAGATTCTAGTGCAATTCAAGAACCAGTATCTGGAGAAAATCACGGGACCCCAGTTAAGATGGAAGAGCTGAAGGAATCAGAATGCAAAGTTCAGGCTGATCTAGAGATAGATTCTGCTAAGGGTTCTGAAATTGAACTTGCAAAGTCTGGAAAACCTGTAATTTTAGTAGAAGAGGAGGATACATGCCCAATTTGTTTAGAAG AATATGATGCAGAGAATCCAAAACTCGCAACAAAGTGTGACCATCATTTTCACCTTGCATGCATTCTGGAATGGATGGAAAGAAGTGAAACTTGCCCTGTGTGCGATCAGGTTTCTCCCAATAATTCTCAATTTCTCATCTATCTTCACATCATTTCGAATATGCCCTTATGA
- the LOC106765380 gene encoding probable E3 ubiquitin-protein ligase RHB1A isoform X4, with product MGGCCCCCSSKETVLSAPPAYYYYPRAPEEHVPLSSHQGAASAFSGRLLVDTNLDTSSPDTYRPPPAPIPFNVTFGTTQTPPAAQEIRSDKNNAPLLSTDSSAIQEPVSGENHGTPVKMEELKESECKVQADLEIDSAKGSEIELAKSGKPVILVEEEDTCPICLEEYDAENPKLATKCDHHFHLACILEWMERSETCPVCDQDLVFNPPIE from the exons ATGGGCGgttgctgctgctgttgttcTTCTAAGGAGACTGTGTTGAGCGCTCCTCCTGCCTACTATTAT TATCCAAGAGCACCAGAGGAGCATGTTCCTCTATCATCTCACCAGGGTGCCGCTTCTGCTTTCTCTGGGCGACTCTTGGTTGATACTAATCTAGATACGTCATCTCCTGATACTTATAGGCCTCCTCCTGCTCCTATCCCTTTCAATGTTACGTTTGGTACCACTCAAACTCCACCTGCAGCTCAAGAAATTCGTAGTGACAAGAATAATGCACCCTTGCTTTCTACAGATTCTAGTGCAATTCAAGAACCAGTATCTGGAGAAAATCACGGGACCCCAGTTAAGATGGAAGAGCTGAAGGAATCAGAATGCAAAGTTCAGGCTGATCTAGAGATAGATTCTGCTAAGGGTTCTGAAATTGAACTTGCAAAGTCTGGAAAACCTGTAATTTTAGTAGAAGAGGAGGATACATGCCCAATTTGTTTAGAAG AATATGATGCAGAGAATCCAAAACTCGCAACAAAGTGTGACCATCATTTTCACCTTGCATGCATTCTGGAATGGATGGAAAGAAGTGAAACTTGCCCTGTGTGCGATCAG GATTTGGTTTTCAACCCTCCCATTGAATAA
- the LOC106766665 gene encoding zinc finger protein HD1 — protein MSSDLYSYDTSFHTHSNSDFLSSDGVGDLPFLSDSFPFFPNSPSNVAQDNSNSLPSLDPFSPSFFSFSPPSSHLESLSLYHANRVQPLSNGQNLANEFGTFSAFDGSEVKTEEAQLGVDCVYAQQLLPHSYSGAENFSRYMHRSFSSNSFEAKPGFLSQPYTDTLVDSPKFQRHDLSSPEDTLFTGQMRRVCSTGDLQNMKENRMSPTEAPLLEESNFKVGRYSAEERKERISKYRAKRTQRNFNKTIKYACRKTLADNRPRIRGRFARNDEAIDNPKASCSTRDEEDVDFWIEELRLHEEQDDVTVGAEQYLRRYGATQFQYGGF, from the exons ATGTCTTCTGATCTCTACTCTTACGACACCAGTTTCCACACACATTCAAACTCAGACTTTCTCTCCTCTGATGGAGTTGGAGACCTTCCTTTTCTCTCTgactcttttcctttcttcccCAATTCTCCCTCTAACGTAGCTCAGGACAATTCCAATTCTCTCCCTTCTCTCGACCCTTTTTCCccatcttttttctctttctccccTCCAAGTTCCCACTTGGAAAGTCTCAGCCTTTACCATGCCAACCGCGTGCAGCCGCTGTCAAATGGCCAAAACTTGGCCAACGAGTTTGGAACTTTCTCAGCTTTTGATGGCTCTGAAGTGAAGACTGAGGAAGCCCAATTGGGTGTTGACTGTGTCTACGCTCAACAACTCCTTCCTCACAGTTACAGTGGTGCTGAAAATTTTTCCAGGTACATGCACAGAAGCTTCAGCAGCAACTCCTTTGAAGCAAAACCAGGTTTTCTGTCACAACCTTACACTGATACTCTTGTGGACTCTCCCAAATTTCAAAGGCATGACTTGAGTTCCCCTGAAGACACTCTCTTCACCGGACAAATGAGAAGGGTTTGTAGCACCGGAGATTTGCAG AACATGAAGGAAAATCGCATGTCTCCAACGGAGGCACCGTTGTTGGAGGAATCGAACTTCAAAGTAGGGCGTTACAGTgcggaagagagaaaagaaagaatctCGAAATACAGAGCCAAGAGAACCCAGAGGAATTTCAACAAGACAATTAAG TATGCATGCCGAAAGACACTAGCAGATAATCGACCACGCATACGTGGCAGATTCGCCCGCAACGACGAAGCCATCGACAATCCCAAGGCTTCATGTTCAACACGAGACGAAGAAGATGTTGATTTCTGG ATTGAAGAATTACGATTGCATGAAGAACAAGACGATGTAACAGTGGGAGCAGAGCAATATTTGAGAAGGTATGGAGCAACTCAGTTTCAGTATGGTGGCTTTTGA